From a region of the Dunckerocampus dactyliophorus isolate RoL2022-P2 chromosome 20, RoL_Ddac_1.1, whole genome shotgun sequence genome:
- the LOC129172948 gene encoding uncharacterized protein LOC129172948 isoform X1 gives MFSGANVWSSSSACQRQRRLRGWWTTPYLQRSLTCKVCLFESKTFQDFKSHIRSIKHQQKMNEVFQTESPDWPDSKLPNIAIMDRIIQQNVQQPFLGLHLLTVCYSPGEMSVFYLCHICEEMLLDTQILSHLTSICHKFNYFNYTDPNMLGFSWMPSKDLAINRDRRRMTNLSGEIQMLNLPEKLFALYKTYSYTKVMYSLSEYDKLPKLLEDAERKRVTIQKYHADGQRKYPLLGMQHLIECTCKETERTYYLCTLCKRTLAARTVIKHVLSFDHLYCYFNAWYPCILKSKHCYTRYSHKFVSMMLSLAKEAEKHHGAANMKRLSLEPGVFASVNFSCYSAALNKLEAITKENEGSSLKTCLHPAGQLVPTEAQMAWNQGYSLMPSWKNTNQNPPDTSQNKPPKTLLEVKPGVADEGHIEKASAISVKTEGHNEKPKSCHIPAKATTELTKDVQMIASQGGDRKRLSVIRETDVIDNDMAHKRQRLDSKDAPCEEMLNTATAAMEEEESKMVISEVSEPNRWHEIAHKRQRLDSKENTLCEGTLKMGTVAIKEEERKTLISEVSDPHMGHGAQQRTKQENTLKIEPQEAHLTLCPSRTNVKVESTRSTKVTLLTKTTTSKLPTPALTTNFQKRPTSITQLTVGAHKHRERDSVSVIKSEIANTKSLVPATFSKSIASTTNTAADNTVCAVTSSHFTATTIKSMIVVATAIKPTALTTSCSASTKSRRTTATSSSASAISTTTTLPAACIATASRVAATTTRSTESAGRCGKKSCRVTASTSSATSATSKYTAPTSSRCISAVATTSTAITVKPTVSSVAYDVATSKFSIIPTKSTATNTSVAAVSPKFTPATTKSTAYASANSKHTANATNTKPTSKLAAATNRSTTPTTSCPTKSAKVTATTCNVIATTKSTLPTTSCITTASPAATTPSAMTTTKCATTYNSTVPASTTKSTAHIDSCTPASSSSDSKVPSTVSPSQHQKAPEGRTGAEAISNEALPVLRRSSTDMHEVTGGTAQTARRSLDNSSHTRVTLVTTAVGGKNAKDSAKKVHVKDTRESNADAERCIQKSNPSARHASTAKSSQSKVKPTRSVPKIVMKGSSPTALCATSDWNGLVTHWKTFTSITMWCVHPQKYAIFKSKCYQNNVQCFNFPNKKSRFPEVNDEQLADINLEKFVTFMSMAEKCLGLRSIQTIDVTNEQYNELSDLPEAKALHRLETVFGVPSSSGNGTSLALRQRVLTSPSQDVSSPEYDTLQDKFEAITEADTSQLAAALDIEAEHTSVAVPLADPEPTGETESIVEMDTSEPKQQQEIVNCGFKNTKATPEGSNDQSTSVLMGPDRSPASVTREQWKLEGSNGQSPSVLLGPDPHHASVATEQQNLEAANEQSPSLLLALDQPPASVTREQNLEVYNGKSPSLLMRLDPHPPSVTTKPCNPVGSCQNAERWSSLPIAPIDPECNQGRSASQVHPLSGKSSNLRTFLWVKGLYSPLVKEGLYSPPIVGLASVYECRGGSGDSLYLCNSCSQKLMVRDICQHVVGPDHQVNYMLRAYPQYMDRFWGDINLQPEMKMELLEAVAGAVSLQERAKGMDAQVCFLVPDVYNYVCTAPFNEALDVLQNGQKQSFVCQPVITLQQKQAGQKSKEQIGHLYVNGVDSVEPSFSEASMSLSLQDNHRSSISSPISKTTPVCQVQEELMSSEPTSLGPSRFISKPPLTFKMQDKFGSPGLISKTPPSFQVTEDLVPLESTCPVTVGAISKTPLSFQVKDDLLSECSSGVSTGRSGKKPPICHVKDELRLQQSGPPSTYAPISKTPPGSQQVKEERVLIECRSHVSISKTLPQAQLKSELVLTEPAVNGDPGNLLKTQPHAQVKDEMLLDYRSPATTGPVPKMPSSSRDKDELALLECKSPANTVLFSKTPPRVQMKSELTASACRVTPLVEKQSSSDPPITVGSTIRQDEYLPTKKRKTLKSLGELIRIYSNTNRIDDPQQSKCTRNSIVNPSDDRTPSDQEVSMVEILNLGTKTDSKKQIAAVPAKLSVAPTKTWCSKSVQSVSSSAEDRRGLDSMSCKIESDLSPTPVSGNNGSPQVHTFIPENPLFILTEDKSTGTDNPNDSALLGGFQHKNLLDDVKPNQNLAQLPQPQGSKGGTEGFLHQSTVWANDMGTESNHQLIAVAAGPTSTGTDNPGDLALLGDFENKNLLGNASVKTNQNLAQLPQPQGSTDGTGGFLHQSIVWANGMGAESNHQLIGATAGPTKTQLPDLGGFDFSCTTNAYIAPTGYPVPDNNNVSTGYPVPNYNASYVSVNGNEGSRGLYAVQGSHLNDPLATRWMNLQIQQWMQQQQQYSTWARPVQTTQNVTNGATYFCAVPAVYSNYSLVLRDMNVHGNLGSSQYNFLTMAQSSKKD, from the exons GTCTGCATTTGCTGACGGTCTGTTATAGTCCGGGAGAAATGAGCGTTTTTTACCTGTGCCACATCTGTGAGGAAATGTTGCTGGACACCCAGATATTATCTCACCTCACCTCCATTTGCCATAAATTCAACTACTTT AACTACACCGATCCAAATATGCTTGGATTCTCCTGGATGCCCAGCAAAGACTTAGCGATCAATCGAGATAGGCGACGAATGACAAACCTGTCAGGAGAGATCcag ATGTTGAATTTGCCTGAAAAGCTGTTTGCGCTGTACAAAACATATAGCTACACTAAAG TGATGTACTCTCTCAGTGAATATGACAAGCTTCCCAAGCTACTGGAAG ATGCTGAACGAAAGAGAGTAACGATACAAAAGTACCATGCAGATGGCCAAAGGAAGTATCCACTTCTTG GCATGCAACACCTTATCGAATGCACGTGCAAGGAGACTGAGAGGACGTACTACCTTTGCACCCTCTGCAAACGGACGCTCGCTGCCCGCACTGTCATCAAACACGTCCTGAGCTTTGACCACCTCTACTGTTACTTT AATGCCTGGTACCCCTGCATCTTGAAGTCTAAGCACTGTTACACCAGGTACTCGCACAAATTTGTGTCCATGATGCTCAGTTTGGCAAAGGAGGCGGAGAAACATCATGGAGCTGCAAACATGAAG CGACTGAGTCTGGAGCCTGGTGTCTTCGCATCAGTCAATTTCTCCTGTTATAGTGCCG cTTTGAACAAACTGGAGGCCATCACAAAGGAAAATGAGGGGAGCAGCTTGAAAACCTGCCTCCACCCTGCGGGCCAACTAG TCCCGACAGAAGCCCAGATGGCATGGAACCAAGGGTACAGCTTGATGCCCTCTTGGAAGAATACCAATCAAAATCCTCCAGACACTAGTCAGAACAAGCCGCcaaaaacgttgttggaggttaaGCCTGGCGTAGCCGATgaaggccacattgaaaaagcgTCAGCGATTTCTGTTAAGACAGAAGGGCATAATGAGAAGCCAAAAAGCTGTCACATACCGGCTAAAGCAACGACAGAACTGACCAAAGATGTCCAGATGATCGCAAGCCAAGGCGGTGACCGAAAGAGGCTGAGTGTCATCCGGGAGACAGATGTGATTGACAATGACATGGCCCATAAGAGACAGCGCCTTGACTCCAAGGACGCACCATGTGAAGAAATGTTGAATACGGCGACTGCAGCCATGGAGGAGGAAGAATCAAAAATGGTGATCAGTGAAG TCTCTGAACCAAATAGGTGGCATGAAATAGCCCATAAGAGACAACGACTCGACTCCAAAGAGAACACACTATGTGAAGGAACGCTGAAAATGGGGACCGTGGCTATCAAGGAGGAAGAACGGAAAACGCTGATTAGTGAAG TCTCTGACCCGCATATGGGACATGGAGCTCAGCAGCGTACTAAGCAGGAAAATACCCTGAAGATTGAGCCCCAAGAAGCCCACCTGACTCTTTGTCCCAGCAGAACAAACGTCAAAGTCGAAAGCACACGCAGCACCAAAGTGACCCTGTTGACCAAAACGACTACTTCCAAATTGCCAACACCTGCGTTGACTACAAATTTCCAAAAACGTCCGACCAGCATTACTCAATTGACTGTAGGCGCCCACAAACACAGAGAACGTGACTCCGTTAGCGTTATAAAAAGTGAAATCGCAAACACCAAGTCTTTAGTACCTGCAACCTTCTCAAAATCTATTGCAAGCACCACCAATACCGCTGCAGACAACACCGTCTGTGCTGTAACAAGCTCTCATTTTACCGCAACAACCATAAAGTCGATGATTGTTGTGGCAACTGCCATCAAGCCAACTGCACTTACCACCAGTTGTAGTGCCTCCACAAAATCCAGGAGGACGACAGCAACCAGCTCCAGTGCATCTGCTATCAGCACGACAACAACCCTTCCGGCTGCCTGCATTGCAACAGCCTCTAGAGTTGCTGCAACCACCACCAGATCAACAGAGTCTGCCGGCAGGTGTGGTAAGAAATCCTGTCGAGTTACAGCGAGCACCTCAAGTGCAACATCAGCCACCTCCAAGTACACAGCACCGACCAGCAGCAGATGTATCTCTGCTGTTGCAACAACTTCGACTGCAATCACTGTCAAGCCCACAGTATCTTCTGTGGCCTACGATGTGGCAACGTCTAAATTTTCCATCATTCCCACAAAGTCCACAGCAACAAACACCAGTGTTGCTGCAGTAAGCCCTAAATTTACTCCAGCCACTACCAAGTCCACAGCGTATGCTTCAGCAAACTCTAAACATACTGCAAATGCCACTAATACCAAGCCTACATCTAAACTTGCTGCGGCCACCAATAGATCTACAACACCTACCACCAGTTGTCCTACAAAATCAGCTAAAGTGACAGCAACCACCTGCAATGTAATTGCAACCACAAAGTCTACACTACCTACCACCAGTTGTATTACAACAGCCTCTCCAGCAGCAACAACCCCCAGTGCAATGACAACCACCAAGTGTGCAACAACCTATAATAGTACTGTACCGGCAAGCACCACCAAATCCACAGCGCATATCGACAGTTGCACTCCAGCAAGCTCCAGCTCAGACTCTAAAGTGCCGTCCACAGTGTCTCCATCACAACACCAGAAAGCACCAGAAGGCAGAACAGGAGCAGAGGCCATATCAAATGAAGCGTTACCCGTCCTTCGTAGATCGTCCACGGACATGCATGAAGTCACTGGCGGAACTGCACAGACTGCAAGGAGAAGTTTGGACAACTCCTCACACACTAGGGTCACGCTTGTAACGACTGCAGTTGGAGGCAAAAATGCAAAGGACTCTGCAAAGAAAGTACATGTGAAGGATACCAGGGAGTCAAATGCGGATGCAGAACGATGTATCCAGAAGAGTAACCCTTCTGCTAGACATGCAAGCACAGCCAAATCATCACAAAGCAAGGTGAAGCCAACTAGAAGTGTTCCTAAAATTG TAATGAAAGGAAGCAGTCCTACTGCACTTTGTGCCACATCCGATTGGAACGGTCTAGTCACACACTGGAAAACGTTCACCAGTATAACTATGTGGTGTGTACATCCTCAGAAGTATGCCATATTCAAGTCGAAGTGCTATCAGAACAATGTTCagtgttttaattttccaaacaagAAATCAAGGTTCCCAGAGGTGAATGATGAGCAGCTGGCGGACATCAACCTGGAGAAGTTTGTAACCTTCATGTCTATGGCAGAGAAATGTTTAGGTCTTCGGTCCATCCAG ACAATAGACGTGACAAACGAACAGTACAATGAGCTGTCTGATCTTCCGGAAGCCAAAG CTTTACACAGATTAGAGACTGTCTTTGGAGTGCCATCATCCTCCGGTAATGGCACTTCACTGGCTTTAAGACAACGGGTTTTGACTAGCCCCTCACAGGATGTTTCAAGCCCAGAATATG ACACTCTACAGGACAAGTTTGAGGCCATTACAGAGGCTGACACTTCCCAACTTGCTG CAGCATTAGACATAGAAGCTGAACACACCAGTGTTGCTGTTCCACTCGCTGACCCGGAACCTACTGGAGAAACTGAATCGATAGTGGAAATGGACACATCTGAGCCCAAACAGCAGCAGGAAATTGTCAATTGCGGTTTTAAGAATACCAAGGCGACTCCGGAAGGGTCTAATGACCAGTCAACATCTGTATTGATGGGACCAGATCGATCTCCTGCTTCAGTGACCAGAGAACAGTGGAAACTGGAAGGCTCTAATGGGCAGTCACCATCAGTGTTGCTGGGACCAGATCCACATCATGCTTCAGTTGCCACAGAGCAGCAGAATCTGGAAGCCGCTAATGAGCAGTCACCATCATTGTTGCTGGCACTGGATCAGCCTCCTGCTTCAGTGACCAGAGAACAGAATCTGGAAGTCTATAATGGAAAGTCACCATCATTGTTGATGCGACTGGACCCACATCCTCCTTCAGTGACAACAAAACCGTGTAATCCAGTTGGAAGCTGCCAAAATGCTGAAAGATGGTCCAGTCTGCCTATAGCACCGATAGACCCTGAATGTAACCAGGGTCGCAGTGCCTCTCAAGTGCACCCTCTTTCAG GCAAATCAAGTAATTTGCGAACGTTCTTGTGGGTGAAGGGACTGTACAGCCCGCTGGTGAAGGAAGGATTGTACAGCCCGCCAATCGTAG GTCTGGCGTCAGTGTACGAGTGTCGTGGTGGGTCTGGCGATTCACTCTACTTGTGCAACAGCTGTAGTCAGAAACTCATGGTCAGGGACATTTGCCAGCATGTGGTTGGCCCAGACCACCAGGTGAACTACATG CTAAGAGCATATCCACAGTATATGGATAGATTTTGGGGTGACATTAATCTGCAACCAGAGATGAAAATGGAACTCTTAGAGGCCGTTGCTGGAGCGGTCTCCCTGCAAGAGCGTGCTAAGGGGATGGATGCACAG GTGTGTTTTCTCGTTCCAGACGTGTATAACTATGTTTGTACAGCACCGTTCAATGAAG CTCTTGACGTGCTGCAAAACGGACAGAAGCAGAGTTTCGTCTGTCAGCCCGTCATCACATTGCAACAAAAGC AAGCAGGCCAGAAATCAAAAGAACAGATTGGACATTTGTATGTGAATGGCGTTGACTCTGTTGAGCCTTCATTCTCTGAAGCTAGCATGTCCCTCAGTCTACAAGACAACCACAGAAGCTCCATTTCAAGTCCTATCTCCAAGACAACACCTGTCTGTCAAGTACAAGAGGAACTGATGTCCTCAGAGCCCACATCACTGGGACCCTCTCGTTTTATTTCCAAGCCACCCCTTACTTTTAAAATGCAGGATAAATTTGGATCTCCTGGTCTCATATCCAAGACGCCACCTAGCTTTCAAGTGACAGAAGATCTGGTACCCTTAGAGTCCACATGTCCTGTAACTGTTGGTGCTATCTCCAAGACGCCGCTTAGTTTTCAAGTGAAAGATGACCTGTTATCAGAGTGCAGCTCAGGTGTGTCTACCGGTCGTTCGGGGAAAAAGCCACCAATTTGTCACGTGAAAGATGAACTGAGGCTGCAGCAATCTGGACCCCCTTCAACGTATGCACCTATCTCAAAGACACCGCCTGGTTCTCAACAAGTTAAAGAGGAACGGGTACTCATAGAGTGCAGATCACATGTAAGCATCTCCAAGACACTGCCTCAGGCTCAACTGAAAAGTGAACTGGTACTCACAGAACCAGCAGTTAATGGAGATCCTGGCAATCTCTTGAAAACACAGCCTCATGCTCAAGTGAAAGATGAAATGCTCTTAGATTACAGATCGCCTGCAACTACTGGTCCCGTGCCCAAGATGCCGTCTAGTTCTCGAGATAAAGATGAACTGGCACTCTTGGAGTGCAAATCTCCTGCAAATACTGTTCTCTTTTCCAAGACACCTCCAAGAGTACAAATGAAAAGTGAATTGACTGCCTCAGCATGCAGAGTCACTCCCCTCGTTGAGAAACAGTCTAGCTCAGACCCTCCCATAACTGTCGGTTCAACGATTCGCCAAGATGAATACCTTCCTACCAAGAAGAGAAAAACTCTTAAGTCTCTAGGTGAACTCATTAGAATTTATTCCAATACGAACAGAATTGATGATCCTCAGCAATCCAAATGCACACGCAACTCCATTGTTAATCCTTCGGATGATCGTACTCCTAGTGACCAAGAGGTCTCTATGGTAGAAATCCTAAACTTGGGCACAAAAACTGATTCAAAGAAACAAATTGCTGCCGTCCCTGCCAAACTTTCTGTTGCTCCAACAAAGACATGGTGCTCAAAGTCTGTGCAGTCTGTCTCCTCCAGTGCTGAAGATAGAAGGGGATTGGACTCGATGAGTTGTAAGATTGAAAGTGACCTGTCCCCAACACCTGTGTCTGGCAACAACGGCTCTCCGCAGGTGCATACCTTCATACCAGAAAACCCTTTGTTTATTTTGACGGAAGACAAGTCAACGGGCACGGACAACCCCAATGACTCCGCCTTGCTGGGAGGTTTTCAGCACAAAAACCTGCTGGATGATGTAAAACCCAACCAAAATCTTGCTCAGTTACCACAGCCTCAAGGCAGCAAAGGTGGCACAGAAGGTTTTCTGCATCAAAGCACAGTTTGGGCAAACGATATGGGTACTGAGTCAAACCATCAGCTCATTGCTGTGGCAGCAGGTCCTACGTCAACTGGCACAGACAACCCCGGTGACCTTGCTTTGCTTGGAGATTTTGAGAACAAAAACCTGCTGGGTAATGCTTCTGTGAAAACCAACCAAAATCTTGCTCAGTTACCGCAGCCTCAAGGCAGCACAGACGGCACAGGAGGTTTTCTGCATCAAAGCATAGTTTGGGCGAACGGTATGGGTGCTGAGTCAAACCATCAGCTCATTGGAGCTACAGCAGGTCCTACTAAGACTCAGCTGCCAGACCTAGGTGGTTTTGATTTCAGTTGTACCACAAATGCTTACATTGCACCTACAGGTTACCCTGTGCCTGATAATAACAATGTATCCACAGGTTACCCTGTGCCTAATTATAATGCGTCATATGTGAGCGTCAATGGAAATGAAGGCTCAAGGGGACTATATGCGGTCCAAGGCAGCCACTTAAACGACCCGCTGGCAACAAGGTGGATGAACCTACAAATACAGCAGtggatgcagcagcagcagcagtactcTACATGGGCAAGGCCAGTGCAGACCACTCAAAACGTCACCAATGGCGCCACCTACTTCTGTGCTGTTCCTGCAGTGTACTCCAACTATTCCCTGGTGCTGAGAGACATGAACGTGCACGGCAACTTGGGTTCATCACAGTATAACTTTTTGACAATGGCACAGTCCTCTAAAAAGGACTGA